One window from the genome of Musa acuminata AAA Group cultivar baxijiao chromosome BXJ1-4, Cavendish_Baxijiao_AAA, whole genome shotgun sequence encodes:
- the LOC103980712 gene encoding glycosyltransferase BC10 yields the protein MKIPQAWQFRNGNVQIIPVQFRRSRSRRPHWIIILICLVCVFLIGAYVYPPRRYSACYFFSSSICSPLKDLLPPTARVLTDDEFASNVLIKNILSMPSVELKNSKIAFMFLTPGSLPFERLWEKFFLGHEGRFSIYVHASREKPVHVSPLFDGRDIQSSKVVWGKISMVDAEKRLLANAIQDPENQHFVLLSDSCVPLHNFDYVYNYLMGTNVSFIDSFRDPGPHGNARYTEHMLPEIEEDDFRKGSQWFSMKRRHALIVLADNLYYTKFKLYCKPGFDGRNCYADEHYLPTLFNMVDPIGMANWSVTHVDWSEGKWHPKAYRAQDVTYELLKNITSIDENYHITSDEKKVATQKPCLWNGMKRPCYLFARKFYPEALDNLIHLFSNYTVI from the exons ATGAAGATACCTCAGGCATGGCAATTTCGCAATGGCAATGTGCAAATCATTCCAGTTCAATTCCGTAGATCTAGATCGAGAAGGCCTCACTGGATTATCATCTTGATATGCTTGGTGTGTGTCTTCTTGATTGGGGCATATGTCTATCCACCTCGTCGATATTCAGCTTGCTATTTCTTTTCTTCGAGCATTTGTAGTCCTTTGAAGGATTTGCTGCCTCCTACGGCCCGTGTACTTACTGATGATGAGTTTGCTTCGAATGTTTTAATTAAAAACATTCTTTCTATGCCGTCTGTAGAGCTGAAAAATTCAAAAATAGCTTTCATGTTCCTGACTCCTGGTTCACTGCCCTTCGAGAGACTCTGGGAGAAATTCTTTCTG GGCCATGAGGGAAGATTCTCGATCTATGTACATGCATCACGAGAGAAGCCAGTCCACGTGAGTCCTTTATTTGATGGTCGAGACATTCAAAGTTCAAAG GTTGTGTGGGGAAAGATCTCTATGGTTGATGCAGAGAAGAGACTTCTGGCAAATGCAATCCAAGACCCTGAGAATCAGCATTTTGTGTTGCTCTCCGACAG CTGTGTTCCCCTTCATAATTTTGATTATGTCTACAATTATCTGATGGGAACGAATGTCAGTTTCATTGACAG CTTCCGGGATCCTGGTCCACATGGAAATGCCAGGTACACTGAACATATGCTGCCTGAGATTGAGGAGGACGACTTCAGGAAGGGTTCACAG TGGTTCTCAATGAAGCGACGACATGCTTTAATAGTATTGGCAGACAACCTTTATTATACAAAATTCAAGCTCTATTGCAAG CCAGGTTTTGATGGTCGCAACTGCTATGCTGATGAACACTATCTGCCAACTCTATTCAAT ATGGTGGATCCTATTGGAATGGCCAATTGGTCGGTGACACATGTTGATTGGTCTGAAGGAAAGTGGCATCCGAAAGCTTATCGGGCTCAGGATGTTACTTATGAGCTTCTGAAGAACATAACA TCTATTGATGAGAATTACCACATTACCAGTGATGAGAAG AAAGTGGCGACTCAGAAACCCTGTTTATGGAATGGAATGAAGAGACCATGCTACTTGTTTGCGAGGAAATTTTACCCCGAAGCTCTCGACAATCTGATTCACTTATTCTCCAACTACACCGTCATATGA
- the LOC103980710 gene encoding protein SMALL AUXIN UP-REGULATED RNA 12-like has translation MESKKANKITEIVRLQQMLRKWKKLAVTPKSSSKSMKFLKRTLSFSDGASTTSSSSSGDVPKGYLAVCVGEEMRRFVIPTEYLGHRAFAALLREAEEEFGFQQEGVLRIPCEVAAFESTLRVVEKKKKKEGFCYCSAEAELACSHLPPKPVCR, from the coding sequence ATGGAATCCAAGAAGGCCAACAAGATCACAGAGATCGTGAGGCTGCAACAGATGCTAAGGAAGTGGAAGAAGCTCGCGGTGACGCCGAAGAGCAGCAGCAAGAGCATGAAGTTCCTGAAGAGGACCCTCTCCTTCTCCGACGGTGCATCGacgacgtcgtcgtcgtcgtcgggggACGTCCCCAAGGGATACCTCGCGGTGTGCGTCGGCGAGGAGATGCGAAGGTTCGTGATCCCGACCGAGTACCTGGGCCACCGAGCCTTCGCGGCGCTGCTGAGGGAGGCGGAAGAGGAGTTCGGGTTCCAGCAGGAAGGCGTGCTGAGGATCCCCTGTGAGGTGGCCGCGTTCGAGAGCACACTGAGGgtggtggagaagaagaagaagaaggaggggtTCTGCTACTGCTCGGCGGAGGCTGAGCTTGCGTGCTCCCATCTCCCACCGAAGCCAGTGTGCAGATAA
- the LOC135672333 gene encoding diphthamide biosynthesis protein 3-like, with the protein MSYDDVEIEDMEWSEELQAFTYPCPCGDVFQITKEDLRLGEEIARCPSCSLFITVVYNPEDFAADPPDPNNKKTPVQPSPVAVA; encoded by the coding sequence ATGTCGTACGACGATGTGGAGATCGAGGACATGGAGTGGAGCGAGGAGCTGCAGGCCTTCACTTACCCCTGCCCCTGCGGCGACGTGTTTCAGATCACCAAGGAGGACCTCCGCCTCGGCGAGGAGATCGCCCGGTGCCCTAGCTGCTCCTTATTCATCACCGTCGTCTACAACCCCGAGGACTTCGCCGCCGACCCACCCGACCCCAACAACAAGAAGACCCCCGTCCAGCCCTCGCCTGTTGCTGTCGCTTGA
- the LOC135582097 gene encoding mediator of RNA polymerase II transcription subunit 8-like isoform X1: MEAAAGAPPAPQGQHPPQLAEAVAPPKVERLNQVVQQQLNLESVKTRALGLYKAISRILEDFDAFARANTTPKWQDALGQFSMVSMELFNIVEDIKNVSKAFVVHPRNVNAENATILPVMLSSKLLPEMEAEDNTKREQLLYGISGLPVHMQIEKLKARIDMIGAACEAAEKVISDCRKAYGLGSRQGSTLVPTLDKVQAAKIQEQENLLRAAVNFGEGLRIPVDQRQLPASLPSHLVDVLTVGDGAQTFGDSSAGSYTKNTPPFSSNNANTQGILQTPGGQLIARSVPSPSSAASFDNASTPPMPYVNSPRSSTNITNTPSPQQQVQQQQQQQQRQKVMQLPQHQQQLLVQQQLRQSSSTGVLGQGTISQLHDLPGQTQQKFQQIPGQHQMSYSQPMLQQQFQNRQLQAAHMQHNMTQNQMNQVNLRSHLNQFSGANSALYNAAQTSPNSQMITNMSASMQSQSLLPRMQFGLTGGHPQRNHPSQILNDQMFGMGASNPASMVAIQQQQQGGFGNIPSNTQNLQPGMVNLPSTTQNPSFSQQRQQNQQ, from the exons ATGGAGGCGGCCGCAGGAGCGCCGCCGGCCCCCCAAGGGCAGCATCCTCCGCAGCTGGCGGAGGCTGTGGCTCCACCGAAGGTCGAGCGGCTGAATCAGGTGGTGCAGCAGCAACTGAACCTGGAGTCGGTCAAGACCCGTGCGCTTGGCCTGTACAAAGCCATCTCTCGCATCCTTGAGGACTTCGATGCCTTCGCCCGCGCCAACACTACCCCCAAATG GCAAGATGCACTTGGGCAATTTTCTATGGTGAGTATGGAGCTCTTTAACATTGTGGAAGACATCAAGAATGTATCCAAGGCATTTGTTGTCCACCCAAGAAATGTAAATGCTGAGAATGCAACGA TACTGCCTGTGATGTTGTCATCAAAGTTGTTACCGGAGATGGAAGCAGAGGATAACACAAAGAGGGAGCAGTTATTATATGGGATATCTGGTCTCCCTGTACACATGCAAATTGAGAAGTTAAAG GCTAGAATTGACATGATTGGAGCAGCTTGTGAAGCTGCAGAGAAAGTCATATCTGACTGTCGTAAAGCCTATGGACTAGGTTCACGTCAGGGATCAACACTTGTTCCAACCTTGGATAAGGTTCAAGCTGCAAAGATTCAGGAGCAAGAGAATTTACTTAGAGCAGCAGTGAATTTTGGTGAAG GGTTACGGATTCCAGTGGATCAGAGGCAGCTTCCAGCTTCCCTTCCTAGTCATTTAGTGGATGTGCTCACAGTTGGTGATGGTGCACAGACTTTTGGTGATAGTTCTG CAGGTTCTTACACCAAAAACACCCCTCCATTTTCATCCAATAATGCAAACACTCAAGGAATACTGCAG ACTCCTGGAGGGCAGTTAATTGCAAGATCTGTTCCCTCACCGTCCAGTGCTGCTTCATTCGATAATGCATCAACACCTCCTATGCCATATGTTAATTCACCTCGATCCAGTACAAACATAACAAATACACCATCACCACAGCAACaggtgcagcagcagcagcagcagcaacagaggCAGAAAGTGATGCAGTTACCTCAACATCAGCAACAACTTCTGGTACAACAGCAGTTGAGACAATCTTCAAGTACAGGGGTACTGGGTCAG GGCACAATTTCCCAACTTCATGATTTACCAGGACAAACACAGCAAAAGTTTCAACAG ATACCTGGACAGCATCAAATGTCATATTCTCAGCCAATGTTGCAGCAGCAATTTCAGAATCGACAACTGCAAGCTGCACACATGCAGCATAATATGACACAAAATCAGATGAACCAAGTAAATCTGAGGAGCCACTTAAATCAGTTCTCTGGAGCAAACAGTGCCTTGTACAATGCTGCACAGACATCGCCAAACTCTCAAATG ATCACAAACATGTCAGCTTCAATGCAATCTCAATCACTTTTGCCCCGAATGCAG TTTGGTTTAACTGGTGGGCATCCCCAAAGAAATCACCCATCCCAGATTTTGAATGATCAGA TGTTTGGCATGGGTGCCTCAAATCCTGCTAGTATGGTGGCgattcaacagcaacaacaagGTGGGTTCGGAAATATCCCATCCAATACCCAGAACCTGCAACCTGGCATGGTAAACCTTCCAAGTACGACGCAGAATCCCAGCTTTTCACAGCAGAGACAGCAGAATCAACAGTAG
- the LOC135582097 gene encoding mediator of RNA polymerase II transcription subunit 8-like isoform X2 has translation MEAAAGAPPAPQGQHPPQLAEAVAPPKVERLNQVVQQQLNLESVKTRALGLYKAISRILEDFDAFARANTTPKWQDALGQFSMVSMELFNIVEDIKNVSKAFVVHPRNVNAENATILPVMLSSKLLPEMEAEDNTKREQLLYGISGLPVHMQIEKLKARIDMIGAACEAAEKVISDCRKAYGLGSRQGSTLVPTLDKVQAAKIQEQENLLRAAVNFGEGLRIPVDQRQLPASLPSHLVDVLTVGDGAQTFGDSSGSYTKNTPPFSSNNANTQGILQTPGGQLIARSVPSPSSAASFDNASTPPMPYVNSPRSSTNITNTPSPQQQVQQQQQQQQRQKVMQLPQHQQQLLVQQQLRQSSSTGVLGQGTISQLHDLPGQTQQKFQQIPGQHQMSYSQPMLQQQFQNRQLQAAHMQHNMTQNQMNQVNLRSHLNQFSGANSALYNAAQTSPNSQMITNMSASMQSQSLLPRMQFGLTGGHPQRNHPSQILNDQMFGMGASNPASMVAIQQQQQGGFGNIPSNTQNLQPGMVNLPSTTQNPSFSQQRQQNQQ, from the exons ATGGAGGCGGCCGCAGGAGCGCCGCCGGCCCCCCAAGGGCAGCATCCTCCGCAGCTGGCGGAGGCTGTGGCTCCACCGAAGGTCGAGCGGCTGAATCAGGTGGTGCAGCAGCAACTGAACCTGGAGTCGGTCAAGACCCGTGCGCTTGGCCTGTACAAAGCCATCTCTCGCATCCTTGAGGACTTCGATGCCTTCGCCCGCGCCAACACTACCCCCAAATG GCAAGATGCACTTGGGCAATTTTCTATGGTGAGTATGGAGCTCTTTAACATTGTGGAAGACATCAAGAATGTATCCAAGGCATTTGTTGTCCACCCAAGAAATGTAAATGCTGAGAATGCAACGA TACTGCCTGTGATGTTGTCATCAAAGTTGTTACCGGAGATGGAAGCAGAGGATAACACAAAGAGGGAGCAGTTATTATATGGGATATCTGGTCTCCCTGTACACATGCAAATTGAGAAGTTAAAG GCTAGAATTGACATGATTGGAGCAGCTTGTGAAGCTGCAGAGAAAGTCATATCTGACTGTCGTAAAGCCTATGGACTAGGTTCACGTCAGGGATCAACACTTGTTCCAACCTTGGATAAGGTTCAAGCTGCAAAGATTCAGGAGCAAGAGAATTTACTTAGAGCAGCAGTGAATTTTGGTGAAG GGTTACGGATTCCAGTGGATCAGAGGCAGCTTCCAGCTTCCCTTCCTAGTCATTTAGTGGATGTGCTCACAGTTGGTGATGGTGCACAGACTTTTGGTGATAGTTCTG GTTCTTACACCAAAAACACCCCTCCATTTTCATCCAATAATGCAAACACTCAAGGAATACTGCAG ACTCCTGGAGGGCAGTTAATTGCAAGATCTGTTCCCTCACCGTCCAGTGCTGCTTCATTCGATAATGCATCAACACCTCCTATGCCATATGTTAATTCACCTCGATCCAGTACAAACATAACAAATACACCATCACCACAGCAACaggtgcagcagcagcagcagcagcaacagaggCAGAAAGTGATGCAGTTACCTCAACATCAGCAACAACTTCTGGTACAACAGCAGTTGAGACAATCTTCAAGTACAGGGGTACTGGGTCAG GGCACAATTTCCCAACTTCATGATTTACCAGGACAAACACAGCAAAAGTTTCAACAG ATACCTGGACAGCATCAAATGTCATATTCTCAGCCAATGTTGCAGCAGCAATTTCAGAATCGACAACTGCAAGCTGCACACATGCAGCATAATATGACACAAAATCAGATGAACCAAGTAAATCTGAGGAGCCACTTAAATCAGTTCTCTGGAGCAAACAGTGCCTTGTACAATGCTGCACAGACATCGCCAAACTCTCAAATG ATCACAAACATGTCAGCTTCAATGCAATCTCAATCACTTTTGCCCCGAATGCAG TTTGGTTTAACTGGTGGGCATCCCCAAAGAAATCACCCATCCCAGATTTTGAATGATCAGA TGTTTGGCATGGGTGCCTCAAATCCTGCTAGTATGGTGGCgattcaacagcaacaacaagGTGGGTTCGGAAATATCCCATCCAATACCCAGAACCTGCAACCTGGCATGGTAAACCTTCCAAGTACGACGCAGAATCCCAGCTTTTCACAGCAGAGACAGCAGAATCAACAGTAG